A region of Geothermobacter ehrlichii DNA encodes the following proteins:
- a CDS encoding HD-GYP domain-containing protein, giving the protein MSLSLERKSGPGPPVSGMRLADAELGDLYPIGLECLYLDLRAPCDLYRRLQDGEMVFFARRGIPFDQEARDRLHELGVSELYIREDDVPRFFTFIRETLEKIVRDNSVSPQKKAEAVHVSCMETMRRAYADPRAVFLQQAHEVIAPTVDLIVHDDVATRALVQLTAYDHCTYVHSTNVGIFGIALARIMYGQESVAVMERLGAGFFLHDLGKCRIPVEILNKPGSLTPKERRLVNRHPRDGYEILRLEGFMTDEAEILTLQHHEREDGEGYPAGLTSRDIHPYARICRLVDIYEALTADRPYHKRRTTFEALKFMQEQILTDMDQELLRNFVLLFAKS; this is encoded by the coding sequence ATGTCTCTGTCGTTGGAGCGAAAAAGCGGGCCGGGACCGCCGGTTTCGGGGATGCGGCTGGCGGATGCCGAACTGGGGGACCTCTATCCGATCGGGCTGGAGTGTCTCTATCTCGACCTGCGCGCACCCTGCGATCTCTATCGGCGGCTGCAGGACGGAGAGATGGTCTTTTTCGCCCGGCGCGGCATCCCCTTCGACCAGGAGGCGCGCGACCGCCTGCACGAGCTCGGCGTAAGCGAGCTCTACATTCGTGAAGACGACGTTCCGCGCTTCTTTACCTTCATCAGGGAAACGCTGGAAAAGATTGTCCGGGACAATTCCGTCAGTCCGCAGAAGAAGGCCGAAGCGGTGCACGTCTCCTGTATGGAAACCATGCGTCGCGCCTACGCCGATCCCCGGGCCGTCTTTCTGCAGCAGGCGCACGAGGTAATCGCGCCGACGGTCGATCTCATCGTCCACGACGATGTGGCGACTCGGGCCCTGGTCCAGCTGACCGCCTACGACCACTGTACCTACGTCCATTCGACCAACGTAGGCATCTTCGGCATCGCCCTGGCGCGCATCATGTACGGTCAGGAATCGGTGGCGGTGATGGAGCGGCTGGGGGCGGGGTTTTTCCTGCACGATTTGGGCAAGTGCCGGATCCCGGTCGAAATCCTGAACAAGCCCGGTTCTCTGACGCCGAAGGAGCGCCGGCTCGTCAACCGGCATCCTCGCGACGGCTACGAAATCCTGCGGCTGGAGGGATTCATGACCGACGAGGCGGAGATCCTCACCCTGCAGCACCACGAACGGGAAGACGGCGAAGGCTATCCGGCCGGCCTGACAAGCAGGGACATCCACCCCTACGCCCGCATCTGCCGCCTGGTTGACATCTACGAGGCCCTGACCGCCGATCGCCCCTACCACAAGCGCCGCACGACTTTCGAGGCGCTCAAGTTCATGCAGGAACAGATCCTGACCGACATGGATCAGGAGCTGTTGCGCAACTTCGTGCTGCTGTTCGCCAAGAGCTGA
- the dinB gene encoding DNA polymerase IV, giving the protein MGDDSRSERVILHCDMDAFYASVEQQDRPELRGRPVLVGGHRRRGVVCACSYEARPFGVRSGMAMAKALQLCPQAAVLPVRMERYRQVSEAVFALFRQFTDRLEPLSIDEAFLDVTACRRLLGDGETIGATLRRLVRERTGLAVSVGVADNKLLAKLASAAAKPDGMRVLAGDEVETFLLPLPVERIWGVGPKTAEALHRIGVHRVAEARSLSRRQLRSMFGVQGERLYDLLRGIDNRPVQPPPERKSLGAEETFVSDLDDRRELERQLLRLAEKVCRRARLQKLAGRGATLKVRLADFSTRTRSVTFTSPVNAVPELMAWAGAALPDIEPQRPVRLLGLYLNDLTPESQLDLFGERERLRRLDEARDRIWRRFGEKGLTRASLLGLDGSVQRRQDGFEDGE; this is encoded by the coding sequence ATGGGCGACGACAGTCGGTCAGAACGGGTGATCCTGCACTGCGACATGGACGCCTTCTATGCCTCAGTCGAACAGCAAGATCGGCCCGAGCTGCGGGGACGGCCGGTGCTGGTCGGCGGGCATCGCCGGCGGGGCGTGGTCTGCGCCTGTTCCTACGAGGCGCGGCCGTTCGGGGTCCGCTCCGGCATGGCGATGGCCAAAGCGCTGCAGCTCTGTCCGCAGGCGGCGGTGCTGCCGGTGCGTATGGAGCGCTATCGGCAGGTGTCGGAGGCGGTCTTCGCCCTCTTCAGGCAGTTTACCGACCGGTTGGAGCCCCTCTCCATCGACGAGGCCTTTCTCGATGTCACCGCATGTCGCCGGCTGCTCGGAGATGGTGAAACCATCGGCGCAACTCTGCGGCGGCTGGTGCGCGAACGAACCGGACTGGCAGTCAGCGTCGGCGTGGCTGACAACAAGCTGCTCGCCAAACTGGCTTCGGCGGCGGCCAAGCCGGACGGCATGCGAGTGCTGGCCGGCGATGAGGTGGAGACCTTTCTGCTCCCCCTGCCCGTCGAACGGATCTGGGGCGTCGGGCCGAAGACCGCCGAAGCGCTGCACCGCATCGGTGTGCACCGGGTGGCCGAGGCCAGGAGCCTGTCGCGCCGTCAGCTGCGTTCCATGTTCGGAGTGCAGGGCGAGCGGCTGTACGACCTGCTGCGCGGCATCGACAACCGGCCGGTGCAGCCGCCGCCGGAGAGGAAATCCCTGGGTGCCGAGGAGACCTTTGTCAGCGATCTCGACGACCGGCGGGAGCTGGAGCGGCAACTGCTGCGCCTGGCGGAGAAAGTCTGCCGCCGGGCCAGGCTGCAGAAGCTGGCCGGACGCGGGGCGACGCTGAAGGTCCGGCTGGCCGATTTTTCCACCCGCACCCGCTCGGTAACCTTCACCTCTCCGGTCAATGCGGTGCCGGAGCTGATGGCCTGGGCCGGCGCGGCCCTGCCGGATATCGAGCCGCAGCGGCCGGTGCGGCTGCTCGGCCTCTATCTGAACGACCTGACGCCGGAGAGCCAGCTCGACCTGTTTGGAGAGCGGGAACGGCTGCGCCGGCTCGACGAGGCCCGCGACAGGATCTGGCGCCGCTTCGGCGAAAAGGGGCTGACCCGGGCCTCGCTACTCGGGCTGGACGGATCGGTGCAGCGTCGGCAGGATGGTTTCGAAGACGGCGAGTGA
- a CDS encoding GntR family transcriptional regulator: protein MRRKPLERHQTLREKILETIRESILKGTLKPGEKVAEPELAERFGISRTPIREAFRQLESEGYLTVIPRKGAVVTELSERDITEFYAIKSILEGYAARLAAEKLTAREIERLEQINRKLAELAAEGDIKTFFKVHGEFHDLFIDAAGNEKLADLIRQVGMKFNRLRIASLSLPGRMEISVAEHRKLIEAFRARDGEAADHLVSKTAELGGKVLLESMKEQKPGKQPSYMGEAMDL from the coding sequence TTGCGAAGAAAACCTTTGGAACGCCACCAGACACTGAGGGAAAAGATTCTCGAGACCATCCGGGAATCGATACTGAAAGGGACGCTCAAGCCGGGAGAAAAGGTCGCCGAGCCGGAACTGGCCGAGAGGTTCGGCATCAGCCGGACGCCGATCCGGGAAGCCTTCCGCCAGCTTGAATCGGAAGGCTACCTGACCGTCATTCCGCGCAAGGGGGCGGTGGTGACCGAACTGTCGGAGCGGGACATCACCGAATTCTACGCCATCAAGAGCATTCTCGAAGGCTACGCCGCCCGCCTGGCGGCCGAGAAGCTGACGGCCAGGGAAATCGAGCGGCTGGAGCAGATCAACCGGAAGCTGGCGGAACTGGCTGCCGAGGGCGACATCAAGACCTTCTTCAAGGTGCACGGCGAATTTCACGACCTGTTCATCGATGCCGCCGGCAACGAGAAGCTGGCCGATCTGATCCGACAGGTGGGGATGAAGTTCAACCGCCTGCGCATCGCCTCATTGTCGCTTCCCGGCCGGATGGAGATCTCCGTGGCCGAGCACCGCAAGCTGATCGAGGCCTTTCGCGCCCGCGACGGCGAGGCTGCTGACCATCTGGTCAGCAAGACCGCCGAGCTGGGCGGCAAGGTGCTGCTGGAGAGCATGAAGGAACAGAAACCGGGCAAGCAGCCCAGCTACATGGGTGAAGCGATGGATCTCTAA
- a CDS encoding ABC transporter ATP-binding protein has product MSGLRKRFDGPEVVKGVSFDIRAGEIFGLLGPNGAGKSTTINMIVGVTRIGGGRVAIFGFDNVRDYRITRRLTGVMHQEVVIDNFFTIDRALRIHSGYFGVDDDPAWRNMLIDRLGLRPHLDKVMIKLSGGLKRRFMVAKALIHKPKLLILDEPTAGVDVELRHSLWEFVREINASGTSILLTTHYLEEAEQMCERVAIMNHGEILALERTSDLVRRWGHRELTIELENPLAQLPPQLVALKARLDDDGRHLRLPVPAETTTGELVGRLHQLGLKIRELETRQPRLEEVFIELTGLKNGGGGQT; this is encoded by the coding sequence GTGAGCGGGCTGCGCAAGCGTTTCGACGGCCCGGAAGTGGTCAAAGGGGTTTCCTTCGACATCCGAGCCGGCGAAATCTTCGGCCTGCTGGGCCCAAACGGCGCCGGCAAGAGCACCACCATCAACATGATTGTCGGCGTCACCCGCATCGGCGGCGGCCGGGTGGCGATCTTCGGCTTCGACAACGTGCGCGATTACCGGATCACCCGCCGGTTGACCGGGGTGATGCACCAGGAAGTGGTCATCGACAACTTCTTCACCATCGATCGCGCCCTGCGCATCCATTCCGGCTATTTCGGCGTCGACGACGACCCGGCCTGGCGCAACATGCTCATCGACCGCCTCGGCCTGCGGCCACACCTCGACAAGGTGATGATCAAGCTCTCCGGCGGCCTGAAACGGCGCTTCATGGTCGCCAAGGCACTGATTCACAAGCCGAAACTGCTGATTCTCGACGAACCGACCGCCGGCGTCGATGTCGAACTGCGCCATTCGCTGTGGGAGTTCGTCCGCGAGATCAACGCCAGCGGCACCAGCATTCTGCTGACCACCCACTACCTGGAAGAGGCGGAGCAGATGTGCGAACGGGTGGCGATAATGAACCACGGCGAGATCCTGGCCCTGGAACGGACCAGCGACCTGGTCCGGCGCTGGGGCCATCGGGAGCTGACCATCGAGCTGGAAAATCCGCTGGCACAGCTGCCACCGCAGCTGGTCGCCCTCAAGGCGCGGCTGGACGACGACGGACGCCACCTGCGCCTGCCGGTGCCGGCCGAAACCACCACCGGTGAGCTGGTCGGCCGCCTGCACCAGCTAGGCCTGAAGATTCGGGAGCTGGAAACGCGGCAGCCGCGGCTGGAAGAGGTCTTCATCGAACTGACGGGACTGAAGAACGGCGGGGGAGGGCAGACATGA
- a CDS encoding F0F1 ATP synthase subunit epsilon, whose protein sequence is MADKLTLQLVTPYKRVLSAEVDEVTAPGSIGELGVLPGHTPLLTTLKIGELSYRQGNETYHVAVNWGYLEVENDKVNVLVETAEPADEIDLGRAKAALGRAEEALKKLSSEDKEFKVMEAALERAMIRIQVAGKKAR, encoded by the coding sequence ATGGCAGATAAACTGACATTGCAACTGGTAACACCCTACAAGCGGGTCCTGTCGGCGGAAGTCGACGAGGTGACGGCTCCCGGTTCGATCGGTGAACTCGGGGTGCTGCCCGGCCATACCCCGCTTCTGACCACCCTCAAGATCGGTGAACTCTCCTATCGGCAGGGTAACGAGACCTACCATGTCGCCGTCAACTGGGGCTACCTCGAGGTCGAGAACGACAAGGTCAACGTGCTGGTCGAAACCGCCGAGCCGGCCGACGAGATCGATCTCGGGCGCGCCAAGGCGGCACTTGGCCGTGCCGAGGAGGCCCTGAAGAAGCTCTCGTCCGAGGACAAGGAGTTCAAGGTCATGGAAGCGGCCCTTGAACGGGCCATGATCCGGATTCAGGTGGCCGGCAAAAAGGCCCGCTGA
- a CDS encoding potassium channel family protein, with protein sequence MDPVRHLRFSLFILVVVIAFGTFGYSTIEDWTTFDALYMTVITLATVGFREVHDLSPEGKGFTILLIIFGAGIIAYAVGSLIRFTVEGQLRQLLGRKKVEKKIARLQNHYIICGYGRIGTLICREFALKPLPFVVVEKDPALCQKLAEEGYLFVEGDATDDATLQAAGIRRARGLITAVTSDTENVYITLTARGLNPQLFILARAGEEGSELKLRRAGASKVISPYVIGATRMAQAVLRPSVVDFIEIAAPGHNLEVQLEELRIARESSLVGKTLLASGIRRELNIIIVGIKKTDGSMVFNPASATVIEEGDILIVLGEYPAIQTLEKIAAGGRP encoded by the coding sequence ATGGATCCGGTCCGACATCTGCGCTTCTCGCTCTTCATCCTGGTCGTGGTCATCGCATTCGGCACCTTCGGCTATTCGACGATCGAGGACTGGACCACCTTCGACGCCCTCTACATGACTGTCATCACCCTCGCCACCGTCGGCTTCCGCGAGGTGCACGACCTGTCGCCGGAAGGGAAGGGCTTCACCATCCTGCTCATCATCTTCGGCGCCGGCATCATTGCCTATGCCGTCGGCAGTCTGATTCGCTTTACGGTCGAGGGGCAGCTCAGGCAGCTGCTCGGGAGGAAAAAGGTGGAAAAGAAGATCGCCCGGCTGCAGAATCACTATATCATTTGCGGCTACGGCCGCATCGGCACGCTCATCTGCCGCGAATTCGCCCTCAAACCGCTGCCGTTCGTGGTGGTGGAAAAGGACCCGGCCCTCTGCCAGAAGCTGGCCGAGGAGGGCTATCTCTTCGTCGAGGGCGACGCCACCGACGACGCCACCCTGCAGGCCGCCGGCATCCGCCGCGCCCGGGGGCTGATCACGGCGGTCACCTCCGATACCGAAAACGTCTATATCACCCTGACCGCCCGCGGACTCAATCCCCAGCTCTTCATTCTCGCCCGGGCCGGCGAGGAGGGTTCCGAACTCAAGCTGCGCCGGGCCGGCGCCAGCAAGGTGATCTCCCCGTACGTCATCGGTGCCACCCGCATGGCGCAGGCCGTCCTGCGTCCGTCAGTGGTCGACTTCATCGAGATCGCCGCTCCCGGCCACAACCTGGAAGTGCAGCTGGAAGAGTTGCGCATCGCCAGGGAATCGTCCCTGGTCGGCAAGACCCTGCTGGCGTCGGGGATCCGCCGGGAGCTGAACATCATTATCGTCGGCATCAAGAAGACGGATGGCAGCATGGTCTTCAACCCCGCCTCTGCGACCGTCATCGAGGAAGGGGACATCCTTATCGTACTCGGTGAATACCCGGCCATTCAAACCCTGGAAAAGATCGCCGCCGGAGGCCGCCCATGA
- a CDS encoding ABC transporter permease, translating into MKLEHAGRRYNRWQPFFTLTRKEILRFLRVSTQTLLAPIVSASLYLFVFGATLGERISVLEGFSYAQFVIPGLILMGVINNAFANTSSSLFMSRYLGNIVDLLVTPITPPQFIFAYTLAAMIRGLGVGLAVWTISLFFARLPWADPLAALAMAALASFLFAQFGLLAAIFANSFDALSMFTNFLILPLIYLGGVFYPLSILPDFWAGISRLNPLFYLIDGFRHAVLGVGDLPLHTAFTVVGVQTLLLFAVTAFLIGRGYRLRN; encoded by the coding sequence ATGAAACTGGAACACGCCGGACGCCGCTACAACCGCTGGCAGCCCTTTTTCACCCTGACCCGGAAGGAGATCCTCCGTTTTCTGCGGGTTTCTACCCAGACCCTGCTGGCGCCCATTGTCTCGGCCTCGCTCTACCTGTTTGTCTTCGGCGCCACCCTGGGTGAGCGGATCAGCGTGCTGGAGGGCTTCTCCTACGCGCAGTTCGTCATTCCCGGCCTGATTCTGATGGGGGTGATCAACAACGCCTTCGCCAACACCAGCTCCAGCCTCTTCATGTCACGCTACCTGGGCAACATCGTCGACCTGCTGGTAACGCCGATCACTCCGCCCCAGTTCATCTTCGCCTACACCCTGGCGGCCATGATCCGCGGCCTGGGGGTCGGCCTGGCGGTCTGGACGATCTCCCTCTTCTTCGCCCGGCTTCCCTGGGCCGATCCGCTGGCGGCACTGGCCATGGCGGCACTGGCCAGCTTTCTCTTCGCCCAGTTCGGCCTGCTGGCGGCCATCTTCGCCAACAGCTTCGACGCCCTGTCGATGTTCACCAACTTTCTCATCCTCCCCCTGATCTATCTGGGCGGCGTCTTCTATCCCCTCTCCATCCTGCCCGACTTCTGGGCCGGTATCTCCCGGCTCAATCCGCTCTTCTATCTGATCGACGGCTTCCGTCACGCCGTCCTCGGCGTCGGCGATCTGCCGCTGCACACCGCGTTCACCGTCGTCGGCGTCCAGACGCTGCTTCTTTTCGCCGTCACCGCGTTCCTGATCGGCAGGGGATATCGGCTGCGGAATTAG
- a CDS encoding sugar phosphate isomerase/epimerase family protein, producing MNPKLHVHVPFRHIEQYLPLLLEHGLQPELALQAADLDNTQDDYFLNIGARLRKRGLALTVHAPFMDLNPGAVEPMVRQATRHRYTQTFAAAEKLGARLIVFHPGYDPWHYGSQVRQWQELALDFWPEFLHRAEDSGMRLVLENIYDRSSRLLCWLVQTLDHPLFGHCFDIGHWALFGNQPLATWLQQLDGRLFHLHLHDNRGRNDDHLPIGQGKIDFAPLWTHLRTLSRLPTMTLEAHSVNHLLHSLAVFETILPTLHRSVQPE from the coding sequence ATGAATCCGAAACTGCACGTCCACGTTCCCTTCCGGCACATCGAACAGTACCTGCCGCTGCTGCTCGAACACGGCCTGCAGCCCGAGCTCGCCCTGCAGGCCGCCGATCTCGACAACACCCAGGACGACTACTTTCTCAACATCGGCGCCCGCCTGCGCAAGCGGGGACTGGCGCTGACGGTGCATGCGCCGTTCATGGATCTCAATCCCGGCGCGGTGGAGCCGATGGTCCGCCAGGCCACGCGCCATCGCTACACTCAGACCTTCGCGGCCGCCGAAAAGCTCGGTGCGCGGTTGATCGTCTTTCATCCCGGCTATGATCCCTGGCATTACGGCAGCCAGGTGCGCCAGTGGCAGGAACTGGCCCTCGATTTCTGGCCGGAATTTCTGCACCGGGCCGAAGATTCCGGCATGCGCCTCGTGCTGGAGAACATCTACGACCGCAGCAGCCGTCTGCTCTGCTGGCTGGTGCAGACCCTCGACCATCCTCTGTTCGGGCACTGTTTCGACATCGGCCACTGGGCCCTGTTCGGCAACCAGCCGCTCGCCACCTGGCTGCAGCAGCTCGACGGCCGCCTCTTTCACCTGCACCTGCACGACAATCGGGGTCGCAACGACGACCACCTGCCCATCGGCCAGGGGAAGATCGATTTCGCGCCCCTGTGGACCCATCTGCGGACCCTGTCGCGGCTGCCGACCATGACCCTGGAGGCACACAGCGTCAACCACCTGCTGCACTCACTCGCCGTCTTCGAAACCATCCTGCCGACGCTGCACCGATCCGTCCAGCCCGAGTAG
- the atpG gene encoding ATP synthase F1 subunit gamma → MPSLKDIKKRIGTVKNTSQITKAMKMVSAAKLRRAQDAVVSARPYADKLLDVLSSLAAREDHDVHPLLQDRGRGKALVVLFTADRGLCGGFNANISKEAERFIREKTDGYEEYELMIIGRKGAEFLRSRRLPIGKVHENLTGKVTYQTAALLGQEIVEGYEAGSYDAVYLVYNAFRSAISQIPTIQRLLPVEPRSVEESQHVAQYIYEPNRTEVLSQLLPKHVEVQIFRALLESVASEHGARMSAMDNASKNANEMIRKLTLQYNRARQAAITKELMEIISGAEAIK, encoded by the coding sequence ATGCCCAGTCTCAAGGACATAAAGAAACGGATCGGTACGGTCAAAAACACCAGCCAGATCACCAAGGCCATGAAAATGGTCTCGGCGGCGAAGCTGCGTCGGGCCCAGGATGCCGTCGTTTCCGCCCGGCCCTACGCCGACAAGCTGCTCGACGTGCTTTCGAGCCTGGCGGCGCGGGAGGATCATGACGTCCATCCCCTGCTGCAGGATCGTGGGCGCGGCAAGGCCCTGGTGGTGCTCTTTACGGCTGACCGTGGCCTCTGCGGCGGCTTCAACGCCAACATTTCCAAGGAAGCCGAGCGCTTCATTCGCGAAAAGACGGATGGCTACGAAGAGTACGAGCTGATGATCATCGGCCGCAAGGGCGCCGAGTTCCTGCGCAGCCGGCGACTGCCGATCGGCAAGGTGCACGAAAACCTCACTGGCAAGGTGACCTACCAGACCGCGGCCCTGCTCGGACAGGAGATCGTCGAAGGCTACGAGGCCGGTTCCTACGACGCCGTCTATCTGGTCTACAATGCCTTCCGCAGCGCCATTTCGCAGATTCCGACCATTCAGCGGCTGCTGCCGGTCGAGCCCCGGTCGGTGGAGGAAAGCCAGCACGTGGCCCAGTACATCTACGAGCCGAACCGGACCGAGGTGCTGAGCCAGCTTCTTCCCAAGCATGTCGAGGTCCAGATTTTCCGGGCGCTGCTCGAATCGGTCGCGTCGGAACATGGCGCCCGGATGAGCGCCATGGACAACGCCAGCAAGAACGCCAACGAGATGATCCGCAAGCTGACCCTGCAGTACAACCGGGCACGGCAGGCGGCCATAACCAAGGAGCTGATGGAGATCATTTCCGGCGCCGAGGCGATCAAATAG
- the atpD gene encoding F0F1 ATP synthase subunit beta, with protein sequence MNKGKITQVIGPVVDVEFESDKLPEIYHALRITNPAIDDREWNLVCEVAQHLGENTVRAIAMDTTDGLVRGQEVLDTGKQIVMPVGRKTLGRILNVIGEPVDEAGPVEAEQEWEIHRPTPEFVEQSVDVQAFETGIKVVDLLAPYARGGKIGLFGGAGVGKTVLIMELIHNIAKQHGGFSVFAGVGERTREGNDLWHEMKDSGVLDKAALIYGQMNEPPGARARVALSALTVAEYFRDEEGQDVLLFIDNIFRFTQAGSEVSALLGRIPSAVGYQPTLATEMGALQERITTTNKGSITSVQAIYVPADDLTDPAPATTFAHLDATTVLSRQIAELGIYPAVDPLDSTSRILDPQVVGEEHYKVARDVQYVLQRYKDLQDIIAILGMDELSEEDKLIVARARKIQRFLSQPFHVAEVFTGSPGKYVELKDTIKGFREIVEGKHDDVPEQAFYMVGTIEEALEKAKKLAA encoded by the coding sequence ATGAATAAAGGGAAAATCACGCAGGTCATCGGTCCGGTCGTCGACGTCGAGTTCGAGTCGGATAAGCTGCCGGAAATCTACCACGCCCTGAGAATCACCAACCCGGCCATCGACGACCGGGAGTGGAACCTCGTCTGTGAGGTCGCCCAGCATCTCGGGGAAAACACAGTCCGCGCCATTGCCATGGACACCACCGACGGCCTGGTGCGCGGTCAGGAAGTGCTCGATACAGGCAAGCAGATCGTCATGCCGGTCGGCCGCAAGACCCTCGGCCGCATTCTCAACGTCATCGGCGAGCCGGTCGACGAGGCCGGTCCGGTCGAGGCCGAACAGGAGTGGGAAATCCACCGCCCGACCCCCGAATTCGTCGAGCAGTCGGTCGACGTGCAGGCGTTCGAAACCGGCATCAAGGTCGTCGACCTGCTGGCTCCCTACGCCCGTGGCGGCAAGATCGGCCTGTTCGGCGGCGCCGGCGTCGGCAAGACGGTTCTGATCATGGAACTGATCCACAACATCGCCAAGCAGCACGGCGGTTTCTCGGTTTTCGCCGGGGTCGGCGAGCGGACCCGCGAAGGGAATGACCTCTGGCACGAGATGAAGGATTCGGGCGTTCTCGACAAGGCCGCCCTGATCTACGGCCAGATGAACGAGCCTCCGGGAGCCCGTGCCCGCGTCGCCCTTTCGGCGCTGACCGTCGCCGAATATTTCCGTGACGAAGAAGGCCAGGACGTGCTGCTCTTCATCGACAACATCTTCCGTTTCACCCAGGCCGGTTCCGAGGTTTCGGCGCTGCTTGGCCGCATCCCCTCGGCGGTCGGTTACCAGCCGACCCTGGCCACGGAGATGGGCGCCCTGCAGGAGCGTATCACCACCACCAACAAGGGTTCGATCACCTCGGTCCAGGCGATCTACGTTCCGGCCGACGACCTCACCGACCCGGCGCCGGCGACCACCTTCGCCCATCTCGACGCAACCACCGTTCTTTCGCGTCAGATCGCCGAGCTCGGCATCTACCCGGCCGTCGACCCGCTCGACTCGACCAGCCGCATCCTCGACCCGCAGGTTGTCGGCGAAGAACATTACAAGGTCGCCCGCGACGTGCAGTACGTCCTGCAGCGCTACAAGGATCTGCAGGACATCATCGCCATCCTCGGTATGGACGAACTCTCCGAGGAAGACAAGCTGATCGTCGCCCGCGCCCGCAAGATCCAGCGTTTCCTGTCGCAGCCGTTCCACGTCGCCGAGGTCTTCACCGGATCCCCCGGCAAGTACGTCGAACTGAAGGACACCATCAAGGGCTTCAGGGAGATTGTCGAAGGCAAGCACGACGATGTTCCCGAGCAGGCCTTCTACATGGTCGGCACCATCGAGGAAGCCCTGGAGAAAGCCAAGAAGCTGGCGGCCTGA
- a CDS encoding FadR/GntR family transcriptional regulator codes for MTNVFKPIRPKKISEEIVEQIRNLISEGQLKPGDRVPSERELASLLGVSRPSVREAIMVLEAMGLVESRQGGGTYVRSLTETSLADPLSSMVEKNPKMLYDLAEVRMGIETWSAYLAAERATDEDIARLEEIFADMERQAANGGWEPDIDARFHYAISVAAHNTIQMHVLNTIQSLFHTTIMVALTEFYKREGYIELLTRHHQAILDAIRRHDPEAARQAMREHLAVVMDKMRQLERDDLLVH; via the coding sequence ATGACCAACGTGTTCAAGCCGATCCGCCCCAAGAAAATCTCCGAAGAGATCGTCGAGCAGATCCGCAACCTCATATCCGAAGGCCAGCTCAAGCCGGGCGACCGGGTCCCATCCGAACGGGAACTGGCCTCGCTACTCGGGGTCAGCCGCCCGTCGGTACGGGAGGCGATCATGGTGCTCGAGGCCATGGGACTGGTCGAATCGCGCCAGGGCGGCGGGACCTACGTTCGCTCGCTGACCGAAACCTCGCTCGCCGATCCCCTGTCAAGCATGGTCGAGAAGAACCCGAAGATGCTCTACGATCTGGCCGAGGTGCGCATGGGCATCGAGACCTGGTCGGCCTATCTCGCCGCCGAGCGCGCCACCGATGAGGACATCGCCCGGCTCGAGGAGATTTTCGCCGACATGGAACGCCAGGCGGCCAACGGCGGCTGGGAACCGGACATCGACGCCCGTTTTCACTATGCCATCAGCGTCGCCGCCCACAACACCATTCAGATGCACGTGCTCAACACCATCCAGAGCCTGTTCCACACCACCATCATGGTGGCCCTGACCGAATTCTACAAGCGGGAAGGCTACATCGAGCTGCTGACCCGCCATCACCAGGCCATTCTCGACGCCATCCGACGCCATGATCCCGAGGCAGCGCGCCAGGCGATGCGCGAACACCTGGCGGTGGTGATGGACAAGATGCGTCAGCTCGAGCGCGACGATCTGCTGGTCCACTGA